The nucleotide window ATTTGCTGGTAAGTGGatagatgtagaaaaaaaaaccatattgagtgaggtaactcagacccagaaagacaaaatataagaaaaactaacttacaatccacaaccccagagaacctagacaacaaagaagaccctaagatctaaataggaaggagaaaaagacaaaatcttctgagtaaattcGGAGCATGTGAACTatgagagaaggtagaaggggagagggggtgaagggagggaagtgcagaaaaatgtatagctcaataaaaacaataaaaaagacacCTCCAAAATAGGATATATATAACTGGAAATATTGGTAAGGGTGGGAACAATGAGAAATGGTGGGttgaagagagaagaataaagaaacatggatagatgaaagaaagaaagaaagaaagaaggacagaaggaaaggaagaaagagaggaaagaaggaagaaaggaagcaaggaagggagaaagggaggaagaagcctaagctatagaccgagtcccccccccccaagacagggtttctctgtagctttggagcctgtcctgggactagctcttgtagaccaggctggcctcgaactcacagagatccgcctgcctctgcctctcgagtgctgggattaaagagctgcaccaccactgcccagctagatcaagctttcataattaataataagtctctgtgtggttatttgggagctggcaggtgggacagaaaaatcttCTTACAAATAGCAACCAACATCCAGCAACATAtatccacataagacctgagaaatcttttaaaagattctaaacacacaaaaacggAGCCCAATGTGACTTCCTAGTCTTCTGTTTTTCATGCCAGCTCTGATACAGAAATACATCTCCTGGAAGCTGCCTGGGTGCGTGAGTCTCCAGTGCACCAAGAGCTAAGCCACATGGTGGATTTAAGGTTTTTCTCATGCAGACAGGAAAGCTTACTGATGCACAGTAATTCCTGATccagttgggaaaaaaaaaaccctctaaacaggttagtgtgtttaaaaaatgtgcatagatgtaagaaagaaaaaaatgggtataaacagttataaaaagtaaatagtttataaataatagagcaaagtctttaaagaacaaataaagtaatataaaaagaataagccacataagGATGGGAATATACACATGGAGTCTGGATCCTATATGGTGCcttattaactttaaaattttaaatgctatgTGTACAAAAAACAATagctgtggagagacattggatatggaaactgctaaattaaaccaacctatatatttcaaaaatgtcttaacttcaaaatggaagtcagaaaatgtgTTGTGTTGGGacagaggttatgcttttgtttccacagaaaatgaaaggctaTGGGTTCTTTCCAGATTAACAGAGATCAGATTTAATTGGTGGTGACTCcctaaaaaataaacataaagaaataaactagaAAAACTAAAAGACAGGTGGTATATATTTTACctgttcaaacataaaacaaaaatcatctttggctcatccaagcagaggcagccaccctcctgtgTTTTTCCCtccaaataaatctcttgtgtgaagTTTGTTGTGCAGAAtgactttgtggtatttcttGGCTCCTGATGGTCAGGATACCTTTCCCAGCAGAGCTATATCACTTGTGGTGGGGAAACCTTCCCCTTGCCTGAGCAGAGCTATAACACTTCcattggggaaacctttccccttagagctgtaacacttacatTCCCCAAGCATATGCAAGTTATAAGGACTGTAGAAAAACTGTCTCAGACAGGCTGAGTCACTTAAAGGAGATAAAGAGGCAGAGACCAACGGAGTTGGTggtcaggaggtggtggcagctcTTAGACCAACTTAACTATGCTTGGAAAAGGAGCTCTCCAACTTGTTAAACTACCTCTATGTTTTATAGTAGAGCGGGAAGTCTCCAATAACTGACCAACTCCTTACGCAACAGAAGTAGTTATCATGCATGCTTAATTCTCTAAAACATTGTATCTGTTCCtgacaacagaaagaacaaatgaatctgaTTGGCTGGACTAAAAAGGTTACATTCTGTGTCAGTTGACAATGACGGAACACACAGGGAAAGCCCCTAATCTTTGAATCCTGACCAGTGGAAAATTGTAACTATGAGTTGGCAATAGGtgttcatggtttttttttaaattgatatttattgagctctacatttttctctgctccccttcttgcCTCCCCTCACCCCGCTTCAATgttctcccaaagtccccatgctccccgtcttattctacttcccatgtagattagatccatgtatgtctctcttagagtcctcattgctgtctaggttatctgggattgtgacttgtgggctggttttctttgctttatgtttaaaaaccacttacgagtgagtacatgtgataattgtatttctgggtctgttCATGGTTTTATGCTTAGAaactctgcttctgctcctgcccGGGGCTTCCAGGAGAAACAAGAGTCCTTGTTCTACAGCCCTGATGGATCAGCGACCACACTTGTGTGGATATTTATTAAAGGCTTTGCTGTTTCATGGGCTCATCTCTTTCATGTTTCCTCGTGGTGCCTAATGGACATGGTGATGTCTATGTTCTTGGACTAGTATCACACAACACCCTGAAGGGTTAGCAAAAAaatgagtatttgtgtgtgtgcacgcatgcttgTGCACATACGCATGGAGCCTAGAGAGAGGTCAACTTTGAGTATTTCTCAGGAGCTGCCtaccttgttttggttttgagagagggtctgaTACTGGTACCCAGGGATCACttgtagcctggctggccagtaagaCTCAGGAGCATTCTTATTTCTGCCTCCCCTCATATGGGGTTACAAGCCCACAgctacacctggctttttacatgagtgctaggGGTAGAGGTCAAACTCTGGTTTTCATAATTATGTGgaaagcactttattgactgaatcATCTCTACAGCCTACATAGAGTCTATAGACTTTTTACCCTTTATTTTGGGACCTGTGTCATGTTTTCTGTGCAGTCATCTGGAGCACTTAGCTTGGGTCCTGGTCACCTATGGCCACATGGCCCTCCGTGTTGTTCAGTCTCTTCATGGCCCTTCAAGCTCATCTCTTCATCTGAAGGACAGAGATTTAACCAATCCTCAAGCAATTCCAAGTTCAGGTGAAACATCCCATGAGAAAATGGTTGGTATGAGTCTTGGTCCTGCTATCATCATCTCTAGGAAGCCACCAGTCTTGTGAGGATGTCTTAGgggttttactgctgtgaagagacatcatggccacaccaactcttataaaggaaaacatttaattggagctggcttacagttaagaggtttagtccattgtcatcatgacaggaagcatggtggcatgcaggcagacagggtgctggagaggtagctgagagttctacatcttgatctgcaggcagcaggaagtgaactggcttgagctcctgaaatctcaaagtcctcccccctccacccccccccgtgacacacctcctccaacaaagtcacaccttctccaagaaggccacaactcctcatagtgccactccctatggacctTTGTGGGTCAGGCTTATTCACGCTGCCACAGAGGGCATGACCCCTTTAAGCCCCATTGCATCTTACAGACAAGAACAATGTCTAGACAGGCCAGCTCATCCCTTCTTCAGGATCACTACAGAAAGTGTATTAGGCCTCCTAATCTGACCCTTACAGGCCACAAAACTTGATCCCATACTATAAAGATAGGAGCTTGAAATAATATGTTTGAGTTTGCCATCAGATAGCTTTGATAAGACCCAGGCCTCAGAAGCAAGCCCCCTGGCAGTCCACATACAAGCCTAATTCAGGACAGGTCGTGATATGCTAATGAGATAACCCCAAGCTGGGGATGGTATGCCAATGACCCCTTAGTCCAAAGCGGCTACCCAGTGAAATGATACAAAAATCAGAAGTCTGGAAATGGTCTCTAGGATCGCACAGTTCCTGTGAGAGGCTTCTATAGTTCGTGTTGACACCAAGAGGACTCGAGACTCTCTTTGTGGTCCTGGCCTCAGTGACCTCTGGTGCTTGACCCCTCAAGCCTGCCTGTTAGTGCTGGCCATTGGCTTACGCTCTCAAGGATCTCCTGGACTTTGACTGGTGCCATCCTCTGTCTACCACAACTGAAGGACGGGACGGCACAGTGGGCAGCGGTCAAGCAAGCACGCTTCAGAAATGTATTCACTGGAGATTCCTCAGTGGAACCTGCAGCAGCATTTCTGCCCAAACAACTGGTCCCAGCTTGGTGAGAcgtctgggtttttttcttttcttttttgagacaggtttcctcAATAGGCagaccaaattggccttgaactcccagagatccacctgcttctgccttaaCTTAGATATTGTTAGGAATGTTTGTGTGAACAAACCAAGCATATCTGAAAGACAAACTTTGTGTGGACATCCTAGTTGCCAAGTGCCTTAAAGTCATAAGCTCATGCTCTCTGAAAAGCCTTAAAAGTGGTctattcagaaaaacaaaaacaaagggacTTATTAGGAGACCTGAAAGAGAAATGGACAgttgaaataattttctgttttaaatatgcCCAGCAACTGGTTGGCCACTCAGGGTGTCGATAGATTAATACACAGATACAAGTTTTGACattaaagtatttttcttaaaaagttaaaaaaaattaagacttgCACATACTCAAAttatttttggggggtggtgtggaggttgagacagggtttttctgtgtaggcctgactgtcctggagctctctccgcagagcaggctggccttgaactcagagacctaactgtctctgcctcctgagtgctgggattaaagttgtgcaccaccacacaagTTAAGCTTTCAACTTAAAAATCTTATCTACAcaaatttacaatatttataaatagTTTTCAAGCAAACGGAATTACATTTACCAAACTATCTTCAGAGACAAAATACTCTCTAAGCTAGCTGACTTGAAAATCAAGTCAAATCTCAGACTTGTACATAACAGGAGACACAACAGAATGGAACTTTGTCCAAACGATACAATGACAATTTTGGCAAGTAACACTTtgatggcaatacacagatgaatccAACAGTCTGCGAAAAAGCGCAGTGAGCTGCACATCGCAAGTAGGGACAGAATGCAGTACTATAAACTCATCAAGGGCGAAGGCCCCCTGCACTCACACCCCAGATGGCTGATAGGTGGCATTacactggggtgtgtgtggggtgcataTGCAATGTACAAACCCATACAACCCCTGGGCAGGCCTTACACAAGACCACGAATGAGCATACCCTCCAAGGAACGGACTAGATGTTGTTAGCTGCCTCTGGCCATCAGTAAATGAACTGAGGTCCCAAGGCCTCAACAGTAATTGCATTAACCAGGCTCACCCCAGACAATTGGCCAGATTGTCCAGGCAGCTTGACCTGGGTCCGGAGAGGCCCTAGCACATGCAGTGACATCAGGGAATGCCCTCCTTGCGCTGGCAGCACTGGGAGGGTGGTGCTGACCAATCATAGACATAGGAGAGGCGCAATTGCACCTCTTGCTTGCACAATCGGCCCTCATGAAGCAGCATCTGTTGCTTCTCCAGCATGTCCTCCGGGCTCTGTTTGTGTGTCACCAGGTACTGATTGCTGCAGCCCCGTGATTTGTACTCTGTGTCGAAGCGCGGGTCGTGTTCCCGCTGCACATCCACGGGTGCCAGCCAAGCACCCAGCGATACATCTTCACTGTGCCATGCACGCAGGTATTCCCGGCTGAGGCGCAGGTAATGCACCAGGTCCGATGACAGGATGTACCCACCGCCCAGAGCATAGGGCAGGTAGTAGTCGCAGAGTTGCCAGGCAGCTTCTCGCCAGCGACCTCCGGGCTTGACTCGCCCGCGCCCAGAAAAGAAGCCCCAGTAGAGGCGACGGCGGCGTGCAGGCTCACGTGCGCGTAGCTCTGCCAGTAGGGCGTCCAGGCGCGCAAAGGAGTCGTCATCCGCCTTGAGCACGAACTCGAAGTCTACGTGCTCGTCCAGCCAAGTCAACATGGCCAGGACCTTGGCCGTGAGGTTCTCGTAGGCGTCGCGCAGGgagggcagcagcagcaggtccCCGTGCTGTGCTTGCTCGAGCTCCAGCGTGCGCCGCTCCTCTGAGCCCAGGCCGCTGGTGCCCACAGCAAAGCGCGCCCACACGTCCTTGGGGCCGCCGCGCCTCCCCTGTGCCAGCCACGTGCTGCGCACCGCGCTGCGACGCTCCACCGCGCGGGGCGCACTAGCCACTAGCACCGCCAGGAAGGCCTTAGCGCGGGGCTGAGCGGCTCCGGCGGCTGCGGGCGTCTCGCCCTCGGATGCACAGCGCGCCAAATACAACAGCGTGGTGCTGCAAAACGCCAGGCCGCTCAGGGCCAGCACCACCCGGTGCCGCCAAGCCCGCCGGAGTACCTTCATGGTGCGGGCGGGAGGTCGCCGAGTGCGCAAGCGCGGAGGCTGGAAGGCGCCTGCGCTGCTCGGAGACCCGCGTAGCGGGCTCGCCCTGGTAGCGGTAGGAGGAGCCCCGAGAAACCCGCTTACTGGGTGCCTGAATCTGACAGCCGGGGCGGCGTGGAAGGCGAGGCCTGGGTCAAGGATGCGTGGCACGTGACTTCGCGCGCCAGCTTTATTGGTTGGTTCTCGGAGGCTGCTTCCGCCCATAATAAAGATGGCGCCTCCGAGATTCGCTCCAGAGGCCGTGCCCGCTCTCACGGTTCCCGGTTGTCTTACTCGCCCCTTCCCGGAAGAAAGATGGCGGCGGCCTGAATCTAGGTCCGCGTAAGACTTTGCGGGCGCCCAGCTGCGCTCCCTAGACCCGGCGCTCCAGAAAGCCGGGGGTGAGTGAGGGGTCCCTGAAGCTGCTTTGTGAGGGGCGGGCTTGGAAGGCCACGCGTCCACCGTTCGGGTCGCTTTGGGTCTGATCCCGATTGACCCCGCCGTCGCCCTGTTATGAGTGCGCCCGCCCTCTTGCCCGCCTGCTTATTCCGGAACTCACGGAGCCGCGGGGGACTGAGGCTCGGGCTGTGTTACCGGCTGGCGTTGTGACCTCAGCTTGTGTTCCAGCATCTCTATCCCGGTTTTGTCTTCGGTAAAATGTGCGCCATGAGTTCTAGTTCTACGAGTTGGAAATTGAAGGCCTGTGCTAAAACCTTCATACCTGGCCCGGCTTTGGTGGTAGCTCTGTTTGGTACTATTGAGTGCAGTTCCTAAATTGAcagagcttttatttatttttatttacatccTTATTTTGTGTTGCTGGAGGAGATCGAATCCAGGACCTTACAAATGCGGGGCAAATACTCTACTAACTGGGCCAAGACACCAGTCCTCCAACAGCCTTTGGACGGTTTTAGATTATGTAGCTGTTTTTTAGATTGTgatggtctttttttcttttgattttttttttcctttttgctgttgttattgtgaGTTTTGAGACGGGTCTCACATAGCTCAGATTGGCTGGAATTTAGCTGaggctgctggccttgaactctgatcctcttgcctgtaatcccaacggGCAGGAAGTTTGCACAACACTTTCAAGTCCAGCCTGCTCTACTTGGCAAGTTCCTAGCCAAACAAGGCtcaatagtgagaccctgtcccaaacaaaaacaaaagcaagcaaacaacaacaacaaaaatgcctgGTTTCATCAGAGTTGTAATGTATGTAAGGATGGCAAAGAAGTACAAATATTCCTCCAACCACTCTGTGGGTTCCTGAAATCGGAAACTCAG belongs to Microtus pennsylvanicus isolate mMicPen1 chromosome 13, mMicPen1.hap1, whole genome shotgun sequence and includes:
- the B3galt6 gene encoding beta-1,3-galactosyltransferase 6, whose translation is MGGSSLREPTNKAGARSHVPRILDPGLAFHAAPAVRFRHPVSGFLGAPPTATRASPLRGSPSSAGAFQPPRLRTRRPPARTMKVLRRAWRHRVVLALSGLAFCSTTLLYLARCASEGETPAAAGAAQPRAKAFLAVLVASAPRAVERRSAVRSTWLAQGRRGGPKDVWARFAVGTSGLGSEERRTLELEQAQHGDLLLLPSLRDAYENLTAKVLAMLTWLDEHVDFEFVLKADDDSFARLDALLAELRAREPARRRRLYWGFFSGRGRVKPGGRWREAAWQLCDYYLPYALGGGYILSSDLVHYLRLSREYLRAWHSEDVSLGAWLAPVDVQREHDPRFDTEYKSRGCSNQYLVTHKQSPEDMLEKQQMLLHEGRLCKQEVQLRLSYVYDWSAPPSQCCQRKEGIP